The Sulfurimonas hydrogeniphila genome includes a window with the following:
- the pgsA gene encoding CDP-diacylglycerol--glycerol-3-phosphate 3-phosphatidyltransferase: MLNLPNLLASLRILIAPVMFWIILNPQIFTDNGFDITWNYYFASLLFVLASVTDFFDGYIAREWNQMTMLGAILDPLADKMLTLAAFLGLMVMGDASPWAIYIIIVRELFITGLRTVAVSEGISVKASWSGKVKTVAQMIAIGFLLMHWPYGAALLWFAVFLTVYSGLEYLWGFKQAIVKEHKA; encoded by the coding sequence TTGCTTAATTTGCCGAATTTATTAGCATCTTTGCGTATTCTCATTGCGCCTGTGATGTTTTGGATTATACTCAATCCCCAAATTTTTACCGACAACGGGTTTGATATAACATGGAACTACTATTTTGCCTCACTTTTGTTTGTTTTGGCATCTGTGACTGATTTTTTTGACGGCTATATCGCAAGAGAATGGAATCAAATGACAATGCTCGGCGCCATCCTTGACCCGCTTGCCGATAAAATGCTCACACTTGCGGCATTTTTGGGGCTTATGGTTATGGGAGATGCTTCTCCCTGGGCAATTTACATCATTATAGTTCGTGAGCTTTTCATCACAGGACTTCGTACCGTTGCGGTCAGTGAAGGTATCAGCGTAAAAGCATCCTGGTCTGGAAAAGTAAAAACAGTAGCACAGATGATAGCCATAGGGTTTTTACTGATGCACTGGCCATATGGAGCGGCACTTCTTTGGTTTGCCGTATTTTTAACTGTTTATTCGGGCCTAGAATATCTTTGGGGATTTAAACAAGCGATTGTAAAGGAGCACAAAGCATGA
- the rseP gene encoding RIP metalloprotease RseP, translated as MSWIVSLLVLSGLIFFHELGHFTVARLMGVYVEVFSIGFGKRLFTFRAFNTEWSISAIPLGGYVKMKGQDDADPSKKSYDADSYNTKTPLQKILILLAGPAANFVLAFILYFIIALGNPQVLAPVVGTVIKDSPAYVAGLESNDTIMSINGKKITSWKEMAQMIAEAKGSVALQVDRNGYLKLITLKPKLQTAKNMYGEDVKRKMIGISAAGVMHEQKLDFADKLKYATDQTVFASTLIFTGLKKLVMGDVPASEMGGVISIVKLTSDATAVGWMSVLFFAALISVNLGVLNLLPIPALDGGHIMFNLYELLFRREPSEKIVINLTIAGWVILFGLMGLGIFNDINRLVG; from the coding sequence ATGAGTTGGATTGTTTCACTTTTAGTCCTCTCCGGACTTATATTTTTCCATGAGCTTGGGCATTTCACCGTAGCACGCCTGATGGGTGTCTATGTAGAAGTATTTAGCATAGGTTTTGGAAAACGTCTTTTTACTTTTCGGGCTTTTAATACAGAGTGGAGTATTTCAGCCATTCCTCTTGGCGGCTATGTCAAGATGAAAGGTCAGGATGATGCGGACCCGAGTAAAAAAAGTTACGATGCAGACAGTTACAATACAAAAACGCCTCTGCAAAAGATTTTAATTCTTTTAGCCGGTCCTGCAGCAAATTTTGTGCTTGCATTTATACTCTATTTCATTATAGCACTTGGCAATCCTCAGGTTTTAGCCCCTGTTGTGGGAACGGTTATCAAAGACTCCCCTGCCTATGTTGCGGGTCTTGAGTCCAATGATACCATTATGAGTATAAACGGCAAAAAAATCACAAGCTGGAAAGAGATGGCACAAATGATTGCAGAGGCAAAAGGCTCTGTTGCACTGCAGGTGGACAGAAACGGCTATCTGAAGCTCATAACACTCAAACCAAAACTGCAAACCGCCAAAAACATGTACGGAGAAGATGTCAAACGCAAAATGATAGGCATATCCGCTGCGGGTGTCATGCATGAACAAAAACTGGACTTCGCAGACAAATTAAAATATGCCACCGATCAGACTGTTTTTGCCTCTACTTTGATTTTTACCGGTTTGAAAAAACTCGTGATGGGGGATGTCCCGGCTTCGGAAATGGGCGGAGTTATCTCCATTGTAAAACTCACATCCGATGCAACGGCAGTAGGCTGGATGAGTGTTTTGTTTTTTGCGGCATTGATTTCTGTAAACCTCGGGGTACTGAACCTGCTCCCTATTCCGGCACTTGACGGCGGACATATCATGTTTAATTTATATGAACTCCTCTTTAGACGAGAACCGAGCGAAAAAATAGTCATTAACCTGACAATAGCCGGCTGGGTCATACTCTTCGGGCTTATGGGACTTGGAATTTTTAACGATATTAACAGATTAGTTGGCTGA
- a CDS encoding tyrosine-type recombinase/integrase, which produces MGSKALKPQKIRINNNTASGMYILLYDDEIRFTKDNETKPPNRIYQIQIAVEAMYNHKRCRGKKNFTIHKGTSIIKAVADMQKYKVEMQTTLREKGTLKQERKNFKQINSKDRKLSSVYEAWINGKKINQSPTTVRLYDGCYNTHLTKLKNKIIDDITEDDIQNIINTMLNNGKSPSTINMVKMVMKPLLDINDVQLNWKKIILPKNDKKRTFKGTDEDAKKITKALLEYKHPIMRGIFAFLLSGRRIGETLQLEYKHIDFNSDTFTLPKEITKTKTSSTYVLTPLLLNAIKSQKTTTGKIFALKRDAVNYHFHKVMQSINVHNMVMHDIRSMVAVVALRNGADIYAVSKMLSHKLLSTTEKSYIGNGTERAIEAQNTFLAVAGNTGNVIDVEVSDTDTEYEALKKIYPNATDEKIYEIMEMMK; this is translated from the coding sequence ATGGGTTCAAAAGCACTAAAACCACAAAAGATTAGAATCAACAACAATACGGCTTCTGGTATGTATATTCTTTTGTATGATGATGAAATTAGATTTACAAAAGACAATGAAACAAAACCGCCAAATAGAATTTATCAAATACAAATTGCAGTTGAAGCAATGTACAATCATAAAAGATGTAGAGGTAAAAAAAACTTTACTATCCATAAAGGTACAAGTATCATCAAAGCAGTTGCAGATATGCAAAAATACAAAGTCGAAATGCAAACAACGTTGCGGGAAAAAGGAACACTCAAACAAGAAAGAAAAAATTTCAAGCAGATCAACAGCAAGGACAGAAAACTATCATCTGTTTATGAAGCATGGATAAATGGAAAAAAGATTAATCAAAGTCCGACCACTGTTCGCCTTTATGATGGCTGCTATAATACACATCTTACAAAGCTCAAAAATAAAATCATTGATGATATTACCGAAGATGATATCCAAAACATTATAAATACTATGCTTAACAATGGCAAATCTCCATCAACTATAAATATGGTAAAAATGGTTATGAAGCCACTTTTAGATATTAATGATGTGCAGCTTAATTGGAAGAAAATAATATTGCCAAAAAATGATAAAAAAAGAACTTTTAAAGGAACTGATGAAGATGCAAAAAAAATAACAAAAGCACTTTTAGAATATAAACATCCTATTATGAGAGGTATATTCGCTTTTTTGCTTAGTGGCAGGAGGATAGGAGAAACATTACAACTTGAATACAAGCATATTGATTTTAATTCTGATACTTTTACGTTACCCAAGGAAATAACCAAAACAAAGACATCATCCACTTATGTTTTAACTCCCCTGCTTCTTAATGCCATAAAATCCCAAAAAACGACCACAGGAAAAATATTTGCACTCAAAAGGGATGCTGTAAACTATCATTTCCATAAAGTTATGCAAAGCATTAATGTTCACAATATGGTTATGCATGACATACGCTCAATGGTAGCAGTTGTTGCACTTAGAAACGGAGCTGACATATACGCAGTAAGTAAAATGCTCTCACATAAGCTTTTATCTACTACTGAAAAATCATACATTGGAAACGGCACGGAAAGAGCTATAGAAGCCCAAAATACTTTTTTAGCAGTTGCAGGCAACACTGGCAATGTAATAGATGTCGAAGTGAGTGATACTGACACCGAATATGAAGCACTAAAAAAAATATATCCAAATGCAACAGATGAAAAAATATATGAGATTATGGAGATGATGAAATGA
- a CDS encoding DNA-binding protein — protein MTTNYTDLIPNKVLFNLREIDDLGIIKMDMAKKLISKGILETVRVGTKIHVSRAVLIKYLEDNTVAVAS, from the coding sequence ATGACAACAAACTACACGGACTTAATCCCAAATAAAGTTTTATTTAACCTAAGAGAAATTGACGACTTGGGTATTATTAAGATGGATATGGCAAAAAAGCTTATTTCCAAAGGAATACTTGAAACTGTACGAGTAGGAACAAAGATACATGTATCGAGAGCCGTACTTATAAAGTACCTCGAAGATAACACCGTAGCAGTAGCAAGTTAG
- a CDS encoding DEAD/DEAH box helicase has protein sequence MITLRPYQKDIIQQATKAKGSVLVEAPTGSGKSVMASKIVENETLTGGSVLIVAPKITLLEQLADTFQDLNPQIIHGRKDYDRKHNVFVSTLQTAHKKDLGFVPSMIVIDEVHFGFSGKMIEQLLQDFKGKLVGLSATPYDKRGKPLQGFELHINKYDLNYMISNGYLVPLISYQPIKVNLKDIRTTAGDYNQSDLEEKFNTIESVMQVVDSTKKMIQRRNQGLVFGITIKHSEALADAYNDAGVPTKAIHSNLSADEQQQIMSEFKSKKLKLLTNPDMLTTGFDYPPCDVVVLARATKSQNLYKQMVGRVLRLAPNKDNSVLLDCAGVITDLGLPTAPIKPNKEKVTDAIKSTCNECGSSRVYRTLKNNQAFKVCAACGFDEIVESEQGYECCECGLIHGNDANFFVKDEKLFLKCSSCKASTVISEATTHDELKAIFDKNIVEAIKSRITAQYVTWLIDNHNAMFPFNNAVIQQIKALHSYIEDNPHVLYNFNSSMIKSDGWSIVEYKQKPAINIETLKQKFFSIKGTGIIEAIKNLNIVLEAEHKNVINDDVLQTVVHQINSSRINGIEAMTIQRLKNIYSNKKDCNSIKNFVPYIERKRGASP, from the coding sequence ATGATAACTTTACGACCATACCAAAAAGATATCATCCAACAGGCGACCAAAGCAAAAGGCAGTGTTTTAGTTGAAGCACCCACAGGATCAGGTAAAAGTGTAATGGCTTCAAAGATAGTTGAAAATGAAACTTTAACAGGTGGCAGTGTTTTGATAGTTGCCCCAAAAATAACACTGCTTGAACAACTTGCAGATACATTTCAAGACCTCAACCCTCAAATAATTCACGGTAGAAAAGATTACGACCGTAAACATAATGTATTTGTATCGACACTGCAAACAGCTCATAAAAAAGATTTAGGTTTTGTACCAAGTATGATTGTCATTGATGAAGTGCATTTTGGATTTAGCGGAAAGATGATTGAACAACTTCTGCAAGATTTTAAAGGTAAACTTGTAGGACTTAGTGCAACACCTTATGACAAAAGAGGCAAACCGTTGCAAGGTTTCGAACTACACATTAACAAGTATGATTTAAACTATATGATAAGCAACGGCTATTTAGTTCCGCTTATAAGTTACCAACCCATAAAAGTTAATCTCAAAGATATACGAACAACGGCAGGAGATTATAATCAAAGCGATTTGGAAGAAAAATTTAATACTATTGAAAGTGTTATGCAGGTGGTGGATAGTACAAAAAAGATGATACAAAGACGTAATCAAGGTTTGGTGTTCGGTATCACAATTAAGCATAGTGAAGCCCTTGCAGATGCATACAATGATGCAGGAGTTCCAACAAAGGCGATACACTCAAATCTTAGTGCTGATGAACAACAACAGATAATGAGCGAGTTTAAAAGTAAAAAGCTAAAACTACTCACTAACCCGGATATGCTCACAACAGGCTTTGACTATCCACCGTGCGATGTCGTTGTTCTTGCACGAGCTACCAAAAGCCAAAACTTATATAAGCAGATGGTAGGACGGGTATTACGACTTGCGCCAAATAAAGATAATTCTGTCTTGCTTGATTGTGCAGGTGTCATAACTGATTTAGGATTACCGACTGCACCCATAAAGCCAAATAAAGAAAAAGTAACTGATGCAATAAAAAGTACATGTAATGAGTGCGGAAGCAGTCGAGTATATCGAACACTGAAAAATAATCAGGCTTTTAAGGTATGCGCTGCATGTGGATTTGATGAAATTGTCGAGAGTGAACAAGGGTATGAGTGTTGCGAGTGTGGATTAATACACGGCAATGATGCAAATTTCTTTGTCAAAGATGAAAAGTTATTTTTGAAGTGTAGCAGTTGTAAAGCATCAACGGTTATAAGTGAAGCAACCACACATGATGAACTCAAAGCAATATTTGATAAAAACATTGTTGAAGCGATTAAGAGCAGAATAACCGCACAGTATGTTACATGGCTGATTGATAATCATAATGCAATGTTTCCATTTAATAATGCCGTTATACAACAGATAAAAGCACTCCATAGTTATATTGAAGATAATCCACATGTGCTTTACAACTTCAACAGCAGCATGATTAAAAGTGACGGGTGGAGCATTGTAGAATACAAACAAAAGCCTGCAATAAATATTGAAACATTGAAACAAAAGTTTTTTAGCATCAAGGGTACCGGCATCATTGAAGCGATAAAAAATTTAAATATTGTGCTTGAAGCCGAACATAAAAATGTCATCAATGATGATGTACTGCAAACAGTTGTGCATCAAATCAACAGCTCACGGATAAACGGCATTGAAGCAATGACTATCCAACGACTTAAAAATATTTATAGCAATAAAAAAGATTGTAACAGCATAAAAAACTTTGTGCCATACATTGAGCGCAAACGAGGAGCGTCTCCTTAA
- a CDS encoding XRE family transcriptional regulator → MDKMELNELLKKAGFSKKEFAVKFELSTSAVNNWGGSSNVPLWVESWLNLYIENKDCKELKEIIRANVCKE, encoded by the coding sequence ATGGATAAAATGGAATTAAACGAACTTCTCAAAAAAGCTGGGTTTTCAAAAAAAGAATTTGCTGTAAAATTTGAGCTATCTACATCAGCAGTTAATAATTGGGGTGGAAGTTCTAATGTGCCTTTATGGGTAGAATCATGGCTAAATCTCTACATAGAGAACAAAGACTGTAAGGAATTAAAAGAAATCATCCGTGCTAATGTTTGTAAAGAGTAG
- a CDS encoding SH3 beta-barrel fold-containing protein: MQVSRYKTAELIKATNGKIFACEFIKKDGSFRKMVARLGVAKNLKGGKNGVSNKNSLVTVWDMLAGGYRMINLSTLTALKVAGVKYEVV; this comes from the coding sequence ATGCAAGTATCAAGATACAAAACAGCGGAACTTATCAAAGCTACAAACGGAAAAATCTTTGCGTGTGAGTTCATCAAAAAAGATGGCTCATTTAGAAAGATGGTGGCACGTCTGGGAGTTGCCAAAAATCTTAAAGGAGGTAAAAACGGAGTGAGTAATAAAAACAGCTTAGTGACTGTTTGGGATATGCTGGCAGGTGGTTATCGTATGATTAACCTATCTACACTTACAGCGTTAAAAGTTGCAGGTGTTA